In Pedobacter sp. W3I1, one DNA window encodes the following:
- a CDS encoding SulP family inorganic anion transporter yields MQKFNPAFSGSDVKKYILKKNLKKDLPASIVVFLVALPLCLGIALASGAPLFAGLITGIIGGVVVASFSGSQLSVSGPAAGLTVIVLGAITSLGSYQTFLLAVVLAGVLQLILGLVKAGTIGNYFPSSVIEGMLAAIGLILILKQLPHALGVDTDFSGDEGFFQQDHENTFSAITAAVSHFSLAAVVISLLSIAILIVWPKFPKLAVVPAPLLVVTLGVLGTILFAGTDHPLRPDQMVKIPVVNGFGEFLGLFTMPDFSQLANKNVYITAATIAVVASLETLLSIEAVDKIDPIKRVSPTNRELMAQGLGNIASGMVGGLPMTSVIVRSSANVNAGARTKMSAIFHGGWLLLSLLFIPGLINMIPLSCLAAILLVTGYKLTRISLFKHMYHKGWDQFVPFVVTVLAVLFTDLLKGVAVGMLVSIFYLLRTNMRNPFFYRITNEGDKKHIRIKLAEEVSFLNKAAIQVVLTNIPKETDVIIDGSNARYIDPDVLETIYNYKHNAYTKGIIVTLENIQKHYTVPKLNIKVEEDINKL; encoded by the coding sequence ATGCAAAAGTTTAACCCGGCCTTTTCAGGCTCGGATGTGAAGAAATATATTCTTAAAAAGAATTTAAAGAAAGATTTACCTGCAAGTATTGTAGTGTTTTTAGTGGCATTGCCATTATGTTTAGGTATTGCACTAGCCTCAGGTGCACCATTATTTGCTGGATTAATTACAGGTATTATAGGAGGGGTAGTGGTTGCCTCTTTTAGCGGCTCGCAATTGAGCGTTAGTGGCCCTGCTGCGGGTTTAACCGTTATCGTTTTGGGCGCCATAACCTCTTTGGGCAGTTACCAAACCTTTTTACTTGCAGTTGTACTGGCAGGTGTATTGCAATTGATTTTAGGCCTGGTTAAAGCCGGAACCATTGGTAATTACTTCCCATCGAGTGTAATTGAGGGCATGCTTGCAGCAATCGGACTGATTTTGATTTTAAAACAGTTGCCACATGCTTTAGGTGTTGATACCGATTTTAGTGGCGATGAAGGGTTCTTTCAACAAGATCACGAAAATACTTTTTCTGCGATTACAGCAGCGGTAAGCCATTTTAGTTTGGCTGCGGTAGTTATCAGTTTATTATCGATAGCTATTCTGATCGTATGGCCTAAGTTTCCAAAATTAGCAGTTGTACCTGCTCCATTATTGGTGGTAACTTTAGGGGTTCTCGGCACTATCCTTTTTGCGGGTACAGATCACCCATTGCGCCCCGATCAGATGGTTAAAATCCCGGTAGTTAATGGTTTCGGCGAATTTTTAGGCCTATTTACCATGCCTGATTTCTCTCAGTTAGCTAATAAAAATGTTTATATTACAGCTGCAACCATTGCTGTTGTAGCAAGTTTAGAAACTTTATTAAGTATAGAGGCTGTAGATAAAATAGATCCGATTAAACGCGTATCGCCAACAAACAGAGAGTTAATGGCTCAGGGTTTAGGTAATATTGCCAGCGGTATGGTGGGTGGTTTACCTATGACGTCGGTAATTGTACGGAGTTCGGCAAATGTAAATGCTGGTGCCAGAACGAAGATGTCGGCTATTTTTCATGGTGGTTGGTTACTGTTATCCTTGTTGTTTATCCCTGGATTAATTAACATGATTCCACTATCGTGTTTAGCTGCAATCCTTTTGGTAACTGGATACAAATTAACCCGGATTAGTTTATTTAAACACATGTATCACAAAGGCTGGGATCAGTTCGTCCCATTTGTAGTTACAGTGTTGGCGGTATTATTTACCGATCTGCTAAAAGGAGTGGCCGTTGGTATGTTGGTTTCTATTTTCTATTTACTCCGTACCAATATGCGTAACCCGTTCTTTTACAGGATTACAAACGAAGGCGACAAAAAGCATATCAGAATTAAACTGGCAGAGGAAGTTTCTTTCTTAAATAAAGCAGCGATACAAGTAGTTTTAACGAATATTCCGAAAGAAACAGATGTAATTATTGATGGTTCGAATGCCAGGTATATCGATCCTGACGTATTGGAAACGATTTATAATTACAAACATAATGCCTATACCAAGGGTATTATCGTCACATTGGAGAATATCCAAAAACATTATACAGTACCAAAATTAAATATTAAAGTAGAAGAAGATATTAATAAATTATAG
- the can gene encoding carbonate dehydratase codes for MCAKTIDTKDITYDSLLQGNKDWVKDMIDNDPAFFDKLSEGQSPPVLWIGCSDSRVPANQITNTKPGDIFVHRNIANVVVHTDMNLLSVLDYSINVLKVKHVIVCGHYGCGGVKAALGNKQVGIIDNWLRNIRDVYRTHEREMATIKDPDQRFDRLVELNAIEGAANVTNTSIVQSAWANGQELAVHAWVYSIKTGIIKDLKVTCTCLDDVAPAFKVG; via the coding sequence ATGTGCGCAAAAACAATAGATACGAAAGATATAACATACGATAGCCTGTTACAGGGTAATAAGGACTGGGTTAAAGATATGATCGACAATGATCCTGCCTTTTTTGATAAACTTTCTGAAGGCCAAAGTCCACCTGTATTGTGGATTGGTTGTTCTGATAGCCGTGTACCTGCAAACCAAATAACCAACACTAAACCAGGCGATATTTTCGTTCACAGAAATATTGCCAATGTGGTGGTGCATACCGATATGAATTTACTTTCAGTACTGGATTATTCCATTAATGTGTTAAAAGTAAAGCATGTAATTGTATGCGGTCACTATGGTTGTGGTGGTGTGAAAGCTGCATTAGGCAATAAACAGGTTGGAATTATTGATAACTGGTTAAGAAACATCCGCGATGTATACCGTACTCACGAACGTGAAATGGCTACAATCAAAGATCCTGATCAGCGATTTGACCGATTAGTGGAATTAAATGCTATTGAGGGCGCTGCAAATGTAACCAACACATCAATTGTACAAAGCGCCTGGGCCAATGGCCAGGAGCTAGCCGTACATGCCTGGGTTTACAGCATAAAAACAGGAATCATCAAAGACCTTAAAGTAACTTGTACTTGTCTTGATGATGTTGCCCCTGCATTTAAAGTAGGATAA
- the pruA gene encoding L-glutamate gamma-semialdehyde dehydrogenase has product MLKGFFNVPTPVNEPINSYAPGTKERSLLKEAIADARAKQLDIPMFIGGQEVHTKNKKKVVAPHDHQHVLATFSYGDKSHVKQAIDAALGAKADWEALAWEHRAAIFMKAADLFATKYRYQINAATMLGQSKNAYQAEIDAACELVDFLRFNVSYMQDIYGQQPPVSPNGMWNRTEQRPLEGFIFALTPFNFTAIAGNLPACVAMMGNVVVWKPADTQVYAANVIMQVFREAGLPDGVINLIFADGPEVGDVVFNHADFAGIHFTGSTKVFQEIWKTIGTNIHKYKSYPRIVGETGGKDFILVHPSADVAASVTAIVRGAFEYQGQKCSAASRTYIPKSLWPEIKKLMIRDLASFKMGGTEDFSNFINAVIDERSFDKLAKYIDQAKKDKGVEVIAGGNYDKSKGYFIEPTVLVVDDPKYTTMCEELFGPVLSVYVYQDQEFDQILEIIDTTSPYALTGAILSQDRYAIEKASYALRNSAGNFYINDKCTGAVVGQQPFGGARGSGTNDKAGAMINLLRWVSPRTIKETFNPPTDYRYPFLAED; this is encoded by the coding sequence ATGCTTAAAGGATTTTTTAACGTACCTACCCCGGTTAACGAGCCCATAAATAGCTATGCACCAGGAACAAAAGAGCGTTCGCTTTTAAAGGAGGCTATTGCCGATGCGCGTGCTAAACAATTGGATATTCCGATGTTTATTGGCGGACAAGAGGTACATACTAAAAATAAAAAGAAAGTGGTAGCTCCACACGATCATCAACATGTACTGGCTACCTTTAGTTATGGAGATAAAAGCCATGTAAAACAAGCCATAGATGCTGCTTTGGGTGCCAAGGCAGATTGGGAAGCTTTAGCCTGGGAACATAGAGCTGCTATTTTTATGAAAGCTGCTGATTTGTTTGCTACAAAATACCGCTACCAAATTAATGCGGCAACCATGCTTGGGCAAAGTAAAAATGCCTATCAGGCTGAAATTGATGCGGCTTGTGAGCTGGTTGATTTCTTACGCTTTAACGTAAGTTATATGCAGGATATTTATGGCCAACAGCCACCAGTATCGCCAAATGGCATGTGGAACAGAACGGAACAACGTCCTTTAGAGGGTTTTATATTTGCTTTAACACCTTTTAACTTTACCGCAATTGCTGGTAATTTACCTGCTTGTGTAGCCATGATGGGTAATGTGGTGGTTTGGAAACCTGCAGATACGCAAGTTTATGCGGCTAATGTAATTATGCAGGTTTTCCGCGAAGCAGGCTTACCTGACGGCGTAATTAATCTTATTTTTGCAGATGGTCCTGAAGTTGGTGATGTGGTTTTTAATCATGCTGATTTTGCAGGCATTCACTTTACAGGCTCAACAAAAGTTTTTCAGGAAATCTGGAAAACAATCGGAACAAACATCCATAAGTACAAATCATATCCACGCATAGTGGGCGAAACTGGAGGTAAAGATTTTATTCTGGTTCACCCAAGTGCAGACGTTGCTGCTTCAGTTACTGCAATTGTTAGGGGCGCGTTCGAATATCAGGGGCAAAAATGTTCTGCAGCCAGCCGTACTTATATCCCAAAAAGTCTGTGGCCTGAGATTAAAAAATTAATGATCAGAGATTTAGCTTCATTTAAAATGGGCGGAACAGAAGATTTCAGCAACTTTATTAATGCCGTTATTGATGAGCGTTCTTTCGATAAACTGGCTAAATATATCGATCAGGCTAAAAAAGATAAGGGAGTTGAAGTTATTGCCGGTGGCAACTACGATAAGAGCAAAGGTTATTTTATCGAACCTACTGTCTTAGTAGTTGATGATCCGAAATATACCACCATGTGTGAGGAACTTTTTGGTCCGGTATTATCTGTATACGTATACCAAGATCAGGAATTTGATCAGATTTTAGAAATAATCGATACCACTTCGCCTTATGCATTAACAGGAGCTATTTTATCACAAGATAGATATGCTATAGAAAAAGCCAGTTATGCCTTACGCAACTCAGCCGGTAATTTTTACATTAACGATAAATGTACAGGTGCCGTAGTTGGTCAACAACCATTTGGTGGAGCAAGAGGATCAGGTACGAATGATAAAGCTGGGGCAATGATCAATTTATTGCGCTGGGTTTCTCCACGTACCATTAAAGAAACTTTTAATCCTCCAACTGACTACCGTTATCCATTCTTAGCAGAAGATTAA
- a CDS encoding LytTR family DNA-binding domain-containing protein, whose protein sequence is MINCIIVDDEDHAIEVIQHYLKSVAAIHITATFINPIDALSFLSSNPVDLIFLDIHMPEISGIDFIQTMNNKDVQVILTTAYKEFATAGFDLDVVDYLVKPIPLPRFLQAINKAQKIINTKKANVPANQQDDDYFMVKTEAKGKMLKINIAEIDFVEGMKNYIAFHHNGIRTLALLTMKDVEERLPKAQFIRVQKSFIVALNKITSIDGNRIILKGISAEILIGETYRKDFLDMMKQKLLL, encoded by the coding sequence ATGATTAACTGCATTATAGTTGATGACGAAGACCATGCCATTGAAGTAATACAACATTACCTAAAATCTGTTGCGGCAATACACATCACCGCAACATTTATCAATCCCATTGATGCACTAAGCTTTTTAAGTAGTAACCCGGTAGATCTCATTTTTTTAGATATTCATATGCCAGAGATATCAGGAATTGATTTCATCCAAACGATGAATAACAAAGATGTACAGGTGATACTTACTACCGCCTATAAGGAGTTTGCTACTGCTGGTTTTGATCTTGATGTGGTGGATTATTTAGTTAAGCCAATCCCGCTGCCTCGTTTTCTACAAGCTATAAATAAAGCCCAAAAGATAATCAACACCAAAAAAGCAAACGTACCTGCCAACCAGCAGGATGATGATTATTTTATGGTTAAAACAGAGGCTAAAGGCAAAATGCTGAAAATTAATATCGCCGAAATTGATTTTGTTGAAGGCATGAAAAACTATATCGCTTTTCATCATAATGGAATTAGAACACTGGCACTCCTGACGATGAAGGATGTAGAAGAAAGATTGCCTAAAGCGCAATTTATCCGGGTGCAGAAATCGTTTATAGTAGCGCTTAATAAAATCACCTCAATAGACGGAAACAGGATCATTCTAAAAGGAATTTCAGCAGAAATATTAATAGGCGAGACTTACCGTAAAGATTTTTTGGATATGATGAAACAAAAGCTGCTTTTATAA
- a CDS encoding sensor histidine kinase, giving the protein MFWVAYMLLGNILEYAQDPVNYFFSIADVFFTQFPNICTVYLCILVCYKYGNPLKPFQLILGIILAFAFSFSNWYITGHHIRPLISAVGPPPPSFNFIHFGASVLWVFIRYSILGIGYYFATEGIKHQKKLRLIEKEKHEAEYAFLRAQINPHFLNNTLNFFFAKSLPLSEELANGIMTLSEIMRYSLEIDKDDRMTLIDEEIEHIKNVVKINQLRFNNKLQIDFSVNGNTDNVRLIPLILITIVENILKHGDCTDKLHPVKIALSINEIDHHIRLSTWNIKKNGPKELSSGIGMENIKKRLTNHYKKGFALTINETEVDYRLELTLPYNKATDHQEKPSSFDNLGFLEHFKLPPIKPQPYTS; this is encoded by the coding sequence TTGTTTTGGGTAGCATATATGTTGTTAGGCAATATTTTAGAGTATGCGCAAGATCCTGTTAACTATTTTTTTAGTATAGCAGATGTATTTTTCACACAGTTCCCAAATATTTGTACGGTTTACTTATGTATATTGGTTTGTTATAAATATGGCAACCCTCTAAAACCCTTCCAGTTAATATTAGGGATAATCCTGGCCTTTGCCTTCTCTTTCAGCAACTGGTATATTACAGGTCATCATATAAGGCCGCTTATAAGTGCAGTTGGTCCTCCCCCACCCTCATTTAATTTCATACATTTTGGTGCCTCAGTATTATGGGTTTTTATTAGATATTCTATTTTAGGTATCGGCTATTATTTTGCGACAGAAGGCATCAAACACCAAAAAAAACTACGCCTCATCGAAAAAGAAAAACATGAAGCAGAATATGCTTTCCTCCGAGCGCAAATTAATCCTCACTTTTTAAATAATACGCTGAATTTCTTTTTTGCGAAGTCTTTACCCTTATCAGAAGAATTGGCCAATGGCATCATGACGCTTAGTGAAATCATGCGCTACTCCTTAGAAATAGATAAAGATGATCGAATGACTTTAATAGACGAGGAAATTGAGCACATTAAAAATGTAGTTAAAATTAATCAGCTTCGTTTCAATAATAAGTTACAGATCGATTTTAGTGTAAATGGAAATACCGACAATGTAAGATTGATTCCATTAATTCTAATTACCATTGTAGAGAATATCTTAAAACATGGCGATTGTACAGATAAGTTGCATCCCGTTAAAATAGCCTTAAGCATTAACGAAATCGATCATCATATCCGTTTAAGCACCTGGAACATAAAGAAAAACGGGCCTAAAGAACTCTCGAGTGGTATAGGTATGGAAAACATAAAGAAACGACTCACCAATCATTACAAAAAAGGTTTTGCACTAACCATTAATGAAACCGAGGTTGATTACCGCCTTGAATTAACTTTACCTTATAACAAGGCTACTGATCATCAAGAAAAACCAAGTTCATTTGATAATTTAGGTTTTTTAGAACATTTCAAATTACCGCCAATTAAACCTCAACCATACACCTCATGA
- a CDS encoding S41 family peptidase — protein sequence MKYVVCFICLFHFTLALKAQNCNCDDNFRFLVEKIKKNYIGYADKVDSSNQLQFEKFTDSLQQVASLSSSYKCLGLMREWLSFFKDKHIDFGMDFSKLSPDSVRIFFANEEKTTWTENTFKSYLQQNNTTLDSIEGIWNYGMYEIGIVKDLTKKKVEFIGFVIKADSVRWMPQQIKFKISKVDNQYKTIYFSGGDHSINYPNLVTQKDLLDFGFFGKWKRGEKKTKTVSPAKISVPELISSFKVLDEQTSLLTLASFDIKYKRSIDSLIDGNKDNLAHTKHLIIDVRDNPGGTTSCFEKLIPYLYTNPIHIDGGIVLATEDNIRDCYEKDYSLSSTATKKKIQENNKKLRAHLGELYYLYKPETIKLSKRLKNPERISILINGNTASSGEYFILRAEQSKKVTLFGQNTAGMVDYGEIAITHTPCSIFTLIYPVAKSLHAIKRPLDNIGIAPNISIPESEKDWINFVRSYKNN from the coding sequence ATGAAGTATGTTGTTTGTTTTATTTGTTTATTTCATTTTACGCTTGCTCTAAAAGCACAAAATTGTAACTGTGATGATAATTTTCGATTCTTGGTAGAAAAAATCAAAAAAAATTACATTGGTTATGCTGATAAAGTAGACTCTTCAAATCAGTTACAATTCGAAAAGTTTACCGATAGTTTACAGCAAGTCGCTTCTCTATCCAGTTCTTACAAATGTTTAGGTTTAATGAGAGAATGGCTCAGTTTTTTTAAAGATAAACACATTGATTTCGGTATGGATTTTAGTAAACTTTCTCCTGATTCCGTGAGGATATTTTTTGCTAATGAAGAGAAAACAACTTGGACAGAAAATACCTTTAAATCTTATCTGCAACAAAACAATACAACACTAGATAGCATAGAAGGGATTTGGAATTATGGGATGTATGAAATTGGAATTGTTAAAGACCTTACCAAAAAAAAAGTTGAATTTATTGGTTTTGTAATAAAAGCAGATAGTGTAAGGTGGATGCCACAACAAATAAAATTTAAAATTAGTAAAGTCGACAATCAGTATAAAACCATTTATTTCAGTGGAGGTGACCATTCGATTAACTATCCCAACTTAGTTACACAAAAAGACCTGTTAGATTTCGGCTTTTTTGGAAAATGGAAAAGAGGGGAGAAAAAAACGAAAACGGTTTCTCCTGCTAAAATTAGTGTCCCAGAGTTAATCTCTAGCTTTAAAGTTTTAGATGAGCAAACGTCTTTACTTACACTTGCTTCATTTGATATTAAATATAAACGCAGTATAGATAGCCTCATTGATGGCAATAAAGATAATTTAGCACATACCAAACACTTAATTATTGACGTAAGGGATAACCCTGGCGGGACTACGAGTTGTTTCGAAAAACTTATCCCATATTTATATACGAACCCTATTCATATTGATGGTGGTATTGTATTAGCCACTGAAGATAACATTCGTGATTGTTATGAAAAGGATTACTCATTATCAAGTACAGCTACAAAGAAAAAAATACAAGAAAATAACAAAAAATTAAGAGCACACTTAGGGGAACTCTATTATTTATACAAACCAGAAACTATAAAACTATCCAAAAGGTTGAAAAATCCGGAGCGTATTTCAATTCTAATTAACGGAAACACGGCAAGTAGTGGAGAGTATTTTATTTTAAGAGCAGAACAGAGTAAAAAAGTTACCCTATTTGGTCAAAATACCGCTGGAATGGTTGACTATGGTGAAATTGCTATTACACACACACCTTGTTCTATTTTTACACTTATTTATCCAGTAGCAAAATCATTGCACGCTATAAAACGGCCACTAGATAATATAGGAATAGCTCCAAATATTAGCATACCTGAAAGTGAAAAGGATTGGATAAATTTTGTAAGAAGCTATAAAAATAATTAG
- a CDS encoding S41 family peptidase gives MKKIIFYLLLLFPFYNLQAQNCNCGDNFSFMVQHIKKNYVGYTDKVNPKTQKRFEYLTDSLQKVARYTASNKCLAVCREWISFFKDGHMNISFNESSPKDEIRVFFSKEEKTIWDEEKLKTYLSKYKNQTDNIEGIWRNVAKTHQYGIVRDSLNQNEFIGFVVKADGVMWIPQQIKFRVRKTEEVYKFSSFFARDHSPYPARVTLNKDTMDLKEIGKFYKNDLPGKPLSSSKSPKFERLSDKIALLTIPSFYLEYKNETDSLMIKNAPIIKNIDHLIIDLRDNRGGAVGAFEKILPYLYTNPIFSEKGQILATDDNIKDGYEKPLPDLPEDLQEYFKKIISKLKAHRGELYLAYPADTIKYDKIFKKPSRVSILMNDGSASASELFILQAKQSSKVKLFGTNSSGSVNYVESVTTQMPCNFFNLIYPAARLMRASSDGTDPGIKPDIEIPANVTNWIDFVKKYKN, from the coding sequence ATGAAAAAAATAATCTTCTACTTATTGCTCTTATTTCCATTTTATAATTTACAAGCCCAGAATTGCAACTGCGGCGATAATTTTTCATTTATGGTGCAGCACATTAAGAAAAATTATGTTGGCTATACTGATAAGGTTAATCCAAAAACCCAAAAAAGATTCGAATACCTTACCGACAGCTTGCAAAAAGTTGCCCGCTATACGGCTAGCAATAAGTGCTTAGCTGTGTGTAGAGAATGGATTAGTTTTTTTAAGGATGGGCACATGAACATATCCTTTAACGAAAGTAGCCCGAAAGACGAGATCCGGGTTTTTTTTTCTAAAGAAGAAAAAACTATTTGGGACGAAGAGAAGCTAAAAACCTATCTGAGTAAGTATAAAAACCAAACTGATAACATTGAGGGGATTTGGCGCAACGTAGCTAAGACACATCAGTATGGCATTGTTCGCGACAGTTTAAACCAAAATGAATTTATTGGATTTGTTGTTAAAGCCGATGGTGTAATGTGGATTCCACAACAAATAAAATTTAGGGTAAGAAAAACAGAAGAGGTTTATAAATTCAGTTCTTTTTTTGCCAGAGATCATTCACCTTATCCTGCCAGGGTTACGCTAAACAAAGATACTATGGATCTCAAAGAAATAGGCAAATTTTACAAAAATGATTTGCCTGGAAAACCTCTATCCTCATCAAAAAGTCCGAAGTTTGAAAGATTAAGCGATAAAATCGCTTTATTAACAATACCTAGTTTTTATCTCGAATATAAAAACGAGACAGACAGTTTGATGATTAAAAATGCCCCAATAATAAAAAACATTGATCATTTAATTATCGATTTAAGGGATAACCGAGGTGGTGCTGTCGGCGCATTTGAAAAAATATTGCCTTACCTATATACAAACCCTATTTTTTCGGAAAAAGGCCAAATTTTAGCTACTGATGATAATATTAAAGATGGCTATGAAAAACCATTGCCTGACCTTCCGGAAGATTTACAGGAGTATTTCAAAAAAATCATAAGTAAATTAAAAGCACATCGCGGAGAACTATATTTAGCTTACCCGGCCGACACCATTAAATACGATAAGATATTTAAAAAGCCATCCCGTGTTTCTATTTTAATGAACGATGGATCGGCAAGTGCCTCCGAATTATTTATTTTACAGGCCAAACAAAGCAGTAAAGTTAAACTATTTGGTACAAATAGTTCCGGATCGGTTAATTATGTAGAGAGTGTAACAACCCAAATGCCCTGTAATTTCTTCAATTTAATTTACCCAGCAGCGCGATTAATGCGTGCAAGCAGTGATGGAACCGATCCCGGCATTAAGCCTGATATAGAAATACCTGCAAATGTTACCAATTGGATTGATTTTGTAAAGAAGTATAAAAATTAA
- a CDS encoding ComC/BlpC family leader-containing pheromone/bacteriocin, with protein MKNLKLESFDVQELDAEEVNKIDGGNWWLVGYGIYLYDNRERFIEGVKKGLQDFN; from the coding sequence ATGAAAAACTTAAAATTAGAAAGCTTTGATGTTCAGGAGTTAGATGCTGAAGAAGTCAATAAGATTGATGGCGGAAATTGGTGGTTAGTTGGGTACGGAATTTATTTATATGATAATAGGGAAAGATTTATTGAAGGGGTAAAAAAAGGGTTGCAGGATTTTAATTAA
- a CDS encoding class IIb bacteriocin, lactobin A/cerein 7B family gives MKIEINKFGIEELTAEEVKQVNGGFWAVLAAVAGVIYLAGEIAESAGRAYKKSL, from the coding sequence ATGAAGATAGAAATTAATAAATTCGGAATAGAAGAGCTTACAGCAGAAGAAGTGAAGCAAGTTAATGGTGGTTTCTGGGCAGTACTGGCCGCTGTTGCAGGCGTAATTTACTTAGCTGGCGAAATTGCTGAGTCGGCTGGCAGAGCTTATAAAAAAAGTTTATAG
- a CDS encoding HlyD family secretion protein: protein MPLTEDANFEDNSIIFLHHTRVRTQIIYSATILFILLAFAALPFIYTTVSVKGNGSLQSNIERTELLAPVAGKITLINLTDNKKIKKGQLLLNIDPTIPETQNVILNNRSRELKDLLNDALLLLKMVDLSNAGQPALQTGLYAASWQQYEEQIQNALNAREQAYKIYKRYETLYSKKVVTEAEYEQFKFNYDQAMSDFNLVAKKYKTQWQTESNQYRKELKDLDGQKIQLTEQEKLYHLTAHISGTVQNLSGLQLGSFISANQKIGEISPDSALLAICYIKPADIGLIKAGQTVRFQIDAFNYNQWGLLDGVVADISDDIMLINQNPYFKVKCKLNQDYLRLKNGYKGQVKKGMTFNAHFTIAERNLYQLLYDKVDDWLNPNGVKS, encoded by the coding sequence ATGCCTTTAACAGAAGACGCAAATTTCGAAGATAACTCTATCATTTTTTTACACCATACCAGGGTACGTACCCAAATTATTTATTCTGCCACGATATTATTTATCCTTCTTGCCTTTGCTGCCTTACCATTTATTTACACTACAGTAAGTGTTAAGGGGAATGGTTCTTTGCAGAGTAATATCGAACGAACAGAACTGCTGGCACCAGTGGCGGGGAAAATTACGCTGATTAATTTAACTGATAACAAAAAAATAAAAAAAGGACAACTCCTTTTAAATATAGACCCCACTATACCTGAAACACAAAATGTGATTTTAAATAATCGCTCCCGTGAATTAAAAGATTTATTAAATGATGCGCTCCTCCTCTTAAAAATGGTCGATTTAAGCAATGCAGGGCAACCTGCATTGCAAACCGGCCTGTATGCTGCCAGCTGGCAGCAATATGAAGAGCAAATTCAAAATGCTTTAAATGCCCGCGAGCAGGCCTACAAAATTTATAAAAGGTACGAAACACTGTATAGCAAGAAAGTAGTTACCGAAGCAGAGTATGAACAGTTTAAATTTAACTATGATCAGGCCATGTCTGATTTTAATCTGGTAGCTAAAAAGTACAAAACACAATGGCAAACAGAATCCAATCAATATAGAAAAGAACTGAAAGATCTTGATGGTCAAAAGATCCAACTTACAGAGCAGGAGAAACTATATCATTTAACCGCCCACATATCCGGAACGGTACAAAACCTATCGGGTTTACAACTGGGTTCTTTTATTTCGGCTAACCAGAAAATTGGCGAAATATCTCCTGATAGTGCTTTGCTGGCCATCTGTTATATTAAACCTGCTGATATAGGCTTAATTAAAGCAGGTCAAACCGTCAGATTTCAGATTGATGCTTTTAACTATAACCAATGGGGTTTGCTTGATGGTGTTGTAGCCGACATTTCAGACGATATTATGTTGATTAACCAGAACCCTTATTTTAAAGTGAAGTGTAAACTGAACCAAGATTATTTAAGGTTAAAAAATGGTTATAAAGGGCAGGTGAAAAAGGGAATGACCTTTAATGCACACTTTACCATTGCAGAACGAAATTTGTATCAATTGCTTTATGATAAAGTTGACGATTGGTTAAATCCGAATGGAGTTAAAAGCTAA